CAACGCCCGGGCGCTCGCCGAGGGCCTGCTCAAGCGCGGTGCCCGGCTGGTGACCGGCGGCACCGACAACCACCTGGTGCTGGCGGACGTCTCCTCCTACGGGCTGACGGGACGCCAGGCGGAGGCGGCGCTGCTGGACTCCGGCATCGTCACCAACCGCAATGCCGTCCCGCAGGACCCGAACGGTGCCTGGTACACCTCCGGCGTCCGGCTCGGCACGCCCGCGCTGACCACCCGCGGGCTGGGCGCGGCGGAGCTGGACGAGGTCGCCGAGCTGATCCACACCGTGCTGACGGCCGCCGCGCCGGTCGGCTCCTCGAAGGCGCAGTACACGCTGGACGAGGCCGTCCGCGACTCCGTCGCCAAGCGCGCGGTCGACCTGCTCGCCGACCACCCGCTCTACCCGGGCATCACGCTCGGCTGATCCTCCCCTCCCGGCGTCCCCGTCCGGACGCCTCCCGGCCCGGCTCGCCGCCACCCCGGCGGGCCGGGCCGCCGAACGCGCCGCGCCGCGCGCCGCGTTCCGACCTGCGGCGGAGCCGGGCCCGACGGCGGCGGGGGCCACGGTCGGCCGGTGACCAACCAGCGGACGCTCCCGGCAACCGAACTGCCCGCGCCGATAGGCTCGCCCCCGCCGCGGCCGGGCGCGCGACGCGCCGGCCGCCGTTCCGCACCCCTTCCGCAGGAGAACGCGCATGCTCAAGGTCAACGAATACTTCGACGGCACGGTCAAGTCGGTCGCCTTCACCTCGGCCGACGGCCCGGCGACCGTCGGCGTGATGGCCCCCGGCGAGTACGAGTTCGGCACCGCCGCCCCGGAGGTCATGCACGTGGTCAGCGGCGCCCTGACCGTGAAGCTCCCCGGCTCCGACGACTGGCGGACCTTCTCCGCCGGTGAGCACTTCTCCGTTCCGGGTGACAGCAAGTTCCACCTCCGGGTCTCGATCGACACGGCCTACCTCTGCGAATACCGCTGATCCCCTCCCGCTGACCACCGCCACACAGCCGCCGGTCCGGCCGCAGCCGGGCCGGGTGCGGCACCCTGCGGTGGGCCGGTGGTCAGCCGCCGGCCGCGCTCACACCGCCGCCTCCGCTTCCGGAACGGGCTCCCGCCGCCCGGCGGCCGTCCCGACCCCGGCCCCGGCCCCGGCCCCGGGCTCGGGCTCGGGCCCGAGTCCGACCGCCGGCTCGGGCTCGGGCCCGGGAGGCCGGCTCGCCGGCAGGTGACGGACCGCGGGGAGCGCGAGCAGGGCGAACGCGACCGGGACGGCGAGGGCGGTCATCCCGAACAGCGTGGGACGCACACCGAGGCTCTCGGAGAGCGGACCGGCCAGCACCAGCCCGAGCGGCATCAGGGCGACGGCGATCAGGTGGTCGTAGGAGCTGACCCGGGAGAGCACCCGCTCCGGTATGTGCACCTGGAGCGAGGTCTCCCAGAGCACGAAGAACAGGGACACGCCCACGCCCGTGACCGCCTCCAGGGCGGCGATCACCCAGACCGGCGCACCGGAGCCGATGATCGCGGCCTGGCAGGAGGCGACCGCCATCGCCACCGCCGCGACGGCCATCGGACGGGCCGGTTTCAGCCGGTAGGAGCACACGTCCCCCACGATCGAGCCGAGGCCGAAGGCGATCACCACCACCGTCCACGCGTTGGCGCCGCCCCAGTCGCGCTTCGCCAGCACCGGCCCGAGCACGAACACCGAGGGCAGCACCACCACGTGGTAGACCGCCATCGCGAGCATGCCCGACCACACCCACGTCCGGCTGCGCACCTGCTGCCAGCCGATCCGCAGCTCGGCCAGGAACCCGGGCCGCTCGCCCCGCTCGGCCCCGCCGTCGGCGCCGCCCGCCGCGACCGCGCCGTCGACCGCGCCCAGCCGGGCCAGCACCGCGGCACTGACCGCGAAACTCGCGGCGT
This is a stretch of genomic DNA from Kitasatospora fiedleri. It encodes these proteins:
- the ppnP gene encoding pyrimidine/purine nucleoside phosphorylase, with the protein product MLKVNEYFDGTVKSVAFTSADGPATVGVMAPGEYEFGTAAPEVMHVVSGALTVKLPGSDDWRTFSAGEHFSVPGDSKFHLRVSIDTAYLCEYR
- a CDS encoding MFS transporter, translating into MLRTERQFARLFVGQSLSTLGDRVSFVALPFAVLSIGGSAVDVGLVTAAGLLPLLVFTLVGGVWADRIPRRRIMLASDLLRCAVQTAVAVLLLTGTARVGLLALLMALFGVADAFFLPASTGLLPLLVPADRLREANALSGFVQSTGLVVGPALAGLLIAAVGPGGALAMDAASFAVSAAVLARLGAVDGAVAAGGADGGAERGERPGFLAELRIGWQQVRSRTWVWSGMLAMAVYHVVVLPSVFVLGPVLAKRDWGGANAWTVVVIAFGLGSIVGDVCSYRLKPARPMAVAAVAMAVASCQAAIIGSGAPVWVIAALEAVTGVGVSLFFVLWETSLQVHIPERVLSRVSSYDHLIAVALMPLGLVLAGPLSESLGVRPTLFGMTALAVPVAFALLALPAVRHLPASRPPGPEPEPAVGLGPEPEPGAGAGAGVGTAAGRREPVPEAEAAV